A window from Rhinolophus sinicus isolate RSC01 linkage group LG01, ASM3656204v1, whole genome shotgun sequence encodes these proteins:
- the PDE6D gene encoding retinal rod rhodopsin-sensitive cGMP 3',5'-cyclic phosphodiesterase subunit delta: MSAKDERAREILRGFKLNWMNLRDAETGKILWQGTEDLSVPGVEHEARVPKKILKCKAVSRELNFSSAEQMEKFRLEQKVYFKGQCLEEWFFEFGFVIPNSTNTWQSLIEAAPESQMMPASVLTGNVIIETKFFDDDLLVSTSRVRLFYV; this comes from the exons ATGTCAGCCAAGGACGAGCGTGCCAGGGAGATCCTGAGGGGCTTCAAACT AAATTGGATGAACCTTCGGGATGCTGAGACAGGGAAGATACTCTGGCAAGGAACAGAAGACCTGTCAGTCCCCGGCGTGGAGCATGAAG CCCGTGTTCCCAAGAAAATTCTCAAGTGCAAGGCAGTGTCTCGCGAATTGAACTTCTCTTCAGCAGAGCAAATGGAAAAATTCCGCCTGGAACAAAAAGTTTACTTCAAAGGGCAATGCCTAGAAG AATGGTTCTTCGAGTTTGGCTTTGTGATCCCTAACTCCACAAACACCTGGCAGTCCCTGATAGAGGCAGCGCCCGAGTCCCAGATGATGCCAGCCAGCGTGCTAAC TGGGAATGTTATCATAGAGACAAAGTTTTTTGACGACGATCTTCTTGTAAGCACATCCAGAGTGAGACTTTTCTACGTTTGA